ATGCTTGGACAGAGTGCATCATTGATTCCTACCCTCTGCAAAAAAAAATTGCTTCAGGGGTAAATTGCGGTTCAAAAATACTACAACAAGAAGTCTCCAGAAAAGAAGCATGCATCAAAATCATAGAAATATGCACACACCTCATCTCTAGGGAAAAATCCATCCTTGCTATCAGGTATAGCAGGTCCATTGACAAAAGGAATATCAGAATCAGAATCCCCCAACATACAAGAACTGTCTTTAAACTTAACTGGCACACTCGCCATGGCAGAATCGTCAGTCAGATTGCTCTTTGAGGAGTCTGTGTCTTCTTTACTTGACTTAGGACATGAAAACTCAAATCTAAATTCTCCTTTATCTGGTGACAACCAACTCAATTCATCTTTACTGACTCCAACACCAAATGTTGAATCAGGACTTCTGGTAGACAGGACACAATTAATTAGGAGAAAGGCAATTGAATTAAGAAGGAAATTCTCTTAACCTCAATAAGGAAACTGTTCAGGATTACCTAAAGATCATCTCAACGTCTTCAAAGCTTTGTATATCGGGACAAACACCAGAGAAGAAACCAGTAGAATCTATGTTCTCAAAAGAATTGAAACTACTTTCTTGGTGAGTTGTTTCAGATTGGTTATCCACATGGGTTCTCCTGCCACCAAGATAGGTCCCATTCTCAGGAAACTCGCCACCGTGGGAATCTGCACGGTTGATTTTGAATACATGGCATGATGACCTGATATCATCAAAAGCTACACTTGATGTTTCGTCCATTGAGTCACTTTCAGATGAAAAAGGTAACACGGCACTTCGTTTACAGGACCATGAATCTGTATCTGACATACAATTGCATTTATCATGCAGACTTGAACATCCACCCTGTTTTCTTCTCAGATGCATGTATCTAGAAACAGATCCGTTCTCAGAATGGGTTGAATTACAATTTACTTCACAGAGAGGATTACTCAAGCTGTCGTGCCACGGGAAATGATCATTGGAAGATTCCAACACATCATTGGACACCACTTGATCAACCCGAAAAAATTCATCCCACAGCGAGTCTTCGAACTGTAACAGCAGCAACATAATTTTAGCTGTAATTAATGCAGAAAATACTTCCATAACACGAGTACAACACTTTCTCCAAAATCATAGTTAGTCAAAAAGTTGAAAAAATTTCAAACAACAATCTTATAACTTTAACAACAAAGCCATTTATTCTGGTGATAAACAGGCAACTTAAAATGTACTTGAGACTTAAAAGGAGAACATGGACTCGAGGAGTCACGAGTTGTGTCACATTCATATGCTAATTAAACATGCCTTTAAAGTTTTTTTGGCAAAAGCTTGGTCATAAAAAACCATTTCCAGCATAATCTAGGCCATGCAAGAAAGCACTAGCAAATGTAGGAAGATCATCAGAGTAAACCAAATGATCTTAAAGCCAACTAACAGCAAATAATACAGTATTTTATTTACTTTCCCATTCAATGCAAGTATGCAACTAATCTCCAAAAGTTTATCATTGTAGAGTGTGGAGGGAATGAATATTAAAATAAGAAACATTTACCAACTTACAACCGATACACAATCAAAACTCAACGATAAAACAGTAATAATCTTTAACCGTAATATGGAATAACCTTTCGTCATTTATCAAGATGATACCTAAATAACATTATATTCGATATAAAAACACGAAATTTTCTCTGGTTGATAAAAGAAAGGAACTCACCTCAAATATGCCCAAGCCTGACATGACTTCAAGCAGTCACCCAACAGTCAAAACTGTAAGTAATAACCAAAGCAAATAGTGTTACAAACCAATTACAAAAATAAACCACACAGCTCAATCAATATGCATAGCCTCCGAGTCAAGAACCACAAACAGATTTGCtgagttaaaaaaataaagaaaatcatGGAAGGAAAATACCATCACCACACAGAAGAAAGAAGGAAAAACTCTAGATTTCAGCTGATAAAAGTCACTAAATGCCAACCAACAAAAATTAATTCTCATCAgcaaacaaaatcaaatcaccaaatgcatcagaaactcacaGCAGAACTCCCAGGAAACACAATCAATCAGCGCAAACCAACTTCGATCGAAATCGACACTTCCACTCACAAAATTAACAGCAAAAAAGCAGAAATTCCAGTTCTTTGGAGCGATTTTCTGTAGAAATCCTCAAAGGCAGATGGGTTTTGCAGTCCGAGATTCGGATAGAATTTAGCTGGGGTATGTATTTAAATCCTTTCGAggttaaattaaaaaataaataataaaatagtgGCCGTAAGAGTAGCCACGTGGCGTAGCATCATTCCCAACGCAAGTGGAATCAAATTCGTGGACGAGCAGAGCGGGCCGGATCCGATCTCATTCTGCTCTCCCATTGGTCCACGTGGCGTTTTGTAGCGGGTCGTAGGAAAATTGAGTTTTAAACGGACCAAGTGCGATGGAACACGGCCCATACTGCTTCATTAATAACTCGACAAGTGTCTTTAATTTTTTGAATGAGTGATCATATGGTAAAATTTAGGTCAAAATAATTGGTGGCAAAATGAAAGTTTGGTTAAATCTATATATCTTtgtgttttaaaaaatatcgaTTTAATCGGTTCGATatctattatttattttaaaaataatgatttattCAGAATTTTTGTTCGGTTAATAAATCGATCGGTTTTAAATCAACTAAAGTTAATCAAAGgaattttttaagaaaactcTTAGCTATTCACAAAAGTTTATGGAGttgctttatatatatatatatatatatatatatatatatatatatatatatatatatatatatatatatatcaaacatCATGTTTCGATTGTTAGAACAATTATTGATCCCAACAATCTCTTTCTCAATTATTGAGCTCCTTGCAATTAATGAGAATTGAACATATGATATTAGTTATTATACCAATTATAGGACTGAGCGCTTGTCGTTTTAttaaaagctatagctggtgatAACAGTGCaatataattcaaatatttttaattcatGTAGTAGCTCAAACATCATGTTTCAATTGTTCTGTCCAacagaaataattattataccCAACGTATTTGTACATGTGGATCCCGTTATGGAGTAACgccaatttaatttattaagttatcAACAAAGGAGGCTTCGTATACGTATTTTTTTCATGCTTTTTGGTCCAACTCCTCACCATATGATGTAAAAGTGGAAATTGgagatttttataatttttccattataattattttaaagtgaTAAAGAAGAATAAGAACaattatcatcatcatcatcatcatcatcatcatttctaCATGTGTGTAAGGTATACAAAAAAGAGTGCGCATAAAAGTTTGATGGTTTCCGCTACTAGATTTTGGCTCAGTTGGTTCTCAGTATATCGAGACGAGACGAGAACTCGAATTCGAGACTTACCTTCCAACccatttgtgattttaaatgtttgGAATTGAAATATGTGTCTACCTTGTATATTGTAAATAAAGATCATACATATTGATGTTGGAAAAGAGAAGATCGAAAAGAAATGCCTCTATTAGCTCTTCTTCATCAGCAACTGCATAATGAAATGTAAatagtttaaatttattaataaacACACAGGGAACGGAACAACATAGTCTAGatataatgatttttttataatataataaaaaaatttagggcatggaaaaattaattatttgttttatACACAAGTTTTTAATGAATATGTTCTATGGAGTACGGATGCCATGCAATTATAAAATTATGtggattaaaaatttaaaatgtaaTAACCTTATActtgttttttaaattttctattttatttttaaattattttattacaatctctgaaggtttaaaaaaaatacatatgaATTATCGGTTAGGACAAGATATAATGGCTGTTtcacttgattaattaattgttaataacacataaattaatatttatattcaGACAGCAATTATATATTACCATAGTTCAGCTTATTCACATAAgagaaatgttttaaaaaataagctTTCTTTCACTAAGATTTTAAATATTACATTATCAATTTTTAACCTTTTCGATCTTTGTTAATTTTTTCTATGCTAATTATGTTCGAAGATCATATATTCATAttatgtgagaacccgaatttccagcagaagataatattcagaagctgatatttttccagcagacatgtaTTTTCCAACAGattagaatccagcagcagcagcacgaAACTCCAGCAGACAGTTGCCAATTCAGCCATGACTTGTAACTAAAGCATTTAACacgaaataaagattgttaatggcagattatggccattaattgggaggctaacagtcagaatTTTGCCTATATATAACACTCTCAAATCTCTGAAATgggttacacaaatct
This region of Primulina eburnea isolate SZY01 chromosome 14, ASM2296580v1, whole genome shotgun sequence genomic DNA includes:
- the LOC140812489 gene encoding uncharacterized protein isoform X3, with protein sequence MSGLGIFEFEDSLWDEFFRVDQVVSNDVLESSNDHFPWHDSLSNPLCEVNCNSTHSENGSVSRYMHLRRKQGGCSSLHDKCNCMSDTDSWSCKRSAVLPFSSESDSMDETSSVAFDDIRSSCHVFKINRADSHGGEFPENGTYLGGRRTHVDNQSETTHQESSFNSFENIDSTGFFSGVCPDIQSFEDVEMIFSPDSTFGVGVSKDELSWLSPDKGEFRFEFSCPKSSKEDTDSSKSNLTDDSAMASVPVKFKDSSCMLGDSDSDIPFVNGPAIPDSKDGFFPRDERVGINDALCPSIFTNSDSKTKGGGAIHGLKKQFKPLNQLKGIRKEHNSGKGSCRYLSKLPIKVTQLHSAATSYEEPPSAQLQQQQKQALGLLNLIPNAPLENSHLPDQTTANQPPSAVKRKAGIEKMEKQHSNQGNGSSVNNWLEDANIVGQAYESGSRSVGKQVHLCGDKFEDTIDADGVSLVNPAKLGSSTVQESSTRSLDDISPEAASFSQLQLVMEWLDFRTRLCIRDGLYRLAQGADQRHNFANLCGSSADGRTSSGLLIAEGTKTCSNFTNMEAGTNPIDRSIAHLLFHRPSDTCAIPAHDS
- the LOC140812489 gene encoding uncharacterized protein isoform X4; amino-acid sequence: MSGLGIFEFEDSLWDEFFRVDQVVSNDVLESSNDHFPWHDSLSNPLCEVNCNSTHSENGSVSRYMHLRRKQGGCSSLHDKCNCMSDTDSWSCKRSAVLPFSSESDSMDETSSVAFDDIRSSCHVFKINRADSHGGEFPENGTYLGGRRTHVDNQSETTHQESSFNSFENIDSTGFFSGVCPDIQSFEDVEMIFRSPDSTFGVGVSKDELSWLSPDKGEFRFEFSCPKSSKEDTDSSKSNLTDDSAMASVPVKFKDSSCMLGDSDSDIPFVNGPAIPDSKDGFFPRDERVGINDALCPSIFTNSDSKTKGGGAIHGLKKQFKPLNQLKGIRKEHNSGKGSCRYLSKLPIKVTQLHSAATSYEEPPSAQLQQQQKQALGLLNLIPNAPLENSHLPDQTTANQPPSAVKPGIEKMEKQHSNQGNGSSVNNWLEDANIVGQAYESGSRSVGKQVHLCGDKFEDTIDADGVSLVNPAKLGSSTVQESSTRSLDDISPEAASFSQLQLVMEWLDFRTRLCIRDGLYRLAQGADQRHNFANLCGSSADGRTSSGLLIAEGTKTCSNFTNMEAGTNPIDRSIAHLLFHRPSDTCAIPAHDS
- the LOC140812489 gene encoding uncharacterized protein isoform X5, translating into MSGLGIFEFEDSLWDEFFRVDQVVSNDVLESSNDHFPWHDSLSNPLCEVNCNSTHSENGSVSRYMHLRRKQGGCSSLHDKCNCMSDTDSWSCKRSAVLPFSSESDSMDETSSVAFDDIRSSCHVFKINRADSHGGEFPENGTYLGGRRTHVDNQSETTHQESSFNSFENIDSTGFFSGVCPDIQSFEDVEMIFRSPDSTFGVGVSKDELSWLSPDKGEFRFEFSCPKSSKEDTDSSKSNLTDDSAMASVPVKFKDSSCMLGDSDSDIPFVNGPAIPDSKDGFFPRDERVGINDALCPSIFTNSDSKTKGGGAIHGLKKQFKPLNQLKGIRKEHNSGKGSCRYLSKLPIKVTQLHSAATSYEEPPSAQLQQQQKQALGLLNLIPNAPLENSHLPDQTTANQPPSAVKRIEKMEKQHSNQGNGSSVNNWLEDANIVGQAYESGSRSVGKQVHLCGDKFEDTIDADGVSLVNPAKLGSSTVQESSTRSLDDISPEAASFSQLQLVMEWLDFRTRLCIRDGLYRLAQGADQRHNFANLCGSSADGRTSSGLLIAEGTKTCSNFTNMEAGTNPIDRSIAHLLFHRPSDTCAIPAHDS
- the LOC140812489 gene encoding uncharacterized protein isoform X1, with the protein product MSGLGIFEFEDSLWDEFFRVDQVVSNDVLESSNDHFPWHDSLSNPLCEVNCNSTHSENGSVSRYMHLRRKQGGCSSLHDKCNCMSDTDSWSCKRSAVLPFSSESDSMDETSSVAFDDIRSSCHVFKINRADSHGGEFPENGTYLGGRRTHVDNQSETTHQESSFNSFENIDSTGFFSGVCPDIQSFEDVEMIFRSPDSTFGVGVSKDELSWLSPDKGEFRFEFSCPKSSKEDTDSSKSNLTDDSAMASVPVKFKDSSCMLGDSDSDIPFVNGPAIPDSKDGFFPRDERVGINDALCPSIFTNSDSKTKGGGAIHGLKKQFKPLNQLKGIRKEHNSGKGSCRYLSKLPIKVTQLHSAATSYEEPPSAQLQQQQKQALGLLNLIPNAPLENSHLPDQTTANQPPSAVKRKAGIEKMEKQHSNQGNGSSVNNWLEDANIVGQAYESGSRSVGKQVHLCGDKFEDTIDADGVSLVNPAKLGSSTVQESSTRSLDDISPEAASFSQLQLVMEWLDFRTRLCIRDGLYRLAQGADQRHNFANLCGSSADGRTSSGLLIAEGTKTCSNFTNMEAGTNPIDRSIAHLLFHRPSDTCAIPAHDS
- the LOC140812489 gene encoding uncharacterized protein isoform X2, whose product is MSGLGIFEFEDSLWDEFFRVDQVVSNDVLESSNDHFPWHDSLSNPLCEVNCNSTHSENGSVSRYMHLRRKQGGCSSLHDKCNCMSDTDSWSCKRSAVLPFSSESDSMDETSSVAFDDIRSSCHVFKINRADSHGGEFPENGTYLGGRRTHVDNQSETTHQESSFNSFENIDSTGFFSGVCPDIQSFEDVEMIFRSPDSTFGVGVSKDELSWLSPDKGEFRFEFSCPKSSKEDTDSSKSNLTDDSAMASVPVKFKDSSCMLGDSDSDIPFVNGPAIPDSKDGFFPRDERVGINDALCPSIFTNSDSKTKGGGAIHGLKKQFKPLNQLKGIRKEHNSGKGSCRYLSKLPIKVTQLHSAATSYEEPPSAQLQQQQKQALGLLNLIPNAPLENSHLPDQTTANQPPSAVKRKGIEKMEKQHSNQGNGSSVNNWLEDANIVGQAYESGSRSVGKQVHLCGDKFEDTIDADGVSLVNPAKLGSSTVQESSTRSLDDISPEAASFSQLQLVMEWLDFRTRLCIRDGLYRLAQGADQRHNFANLCGSSADGRTSSGLLIAEGTKTCSNFTNMEAGTNPIDRSIAHLLFHRPSDTCAIPAHDS